In the genome of Arvicola amphibius chromosome 2, mArvAmp1.2, whole genome shotgun sequence, the window GTTTAGAGCCCCATAGGTACCAGTGAAACCCCTTGCCCATCAAGAGTCCCCTCTTCCAGCCACCCTTATCTGAGCCATACCTGGGTTACGTAGTGAGGTGTTATGGGAAGGAAATAGACCTTGTCTGCCAGCCCCTGAGAGGTTTGCACTGTGGCAATGTTGGGGTTGATCAGCAATGTCTGGATGTTCTCCTCCTTCAGGGCTTTAATTGCCTGACAGGACAAAAATGGCCTATCAGCCTCCTTGACAAACGACTGAAGCCTTAGGCCagcatttctcttcctctctcccttccttgtaCTCCAGTCCTTAATAAGGGACTTCTGTACTTCACAACCTCATCCATCTGGATGCACGCAGACCTCCCCGGGCCATTTCATCCCTGCTAACAGTGCCCAGGCCTTAGTCCTTCTCCTTATGACTCCATGGGTCGCACATCCGGATGGGAGGCAATAGCCACACCTTACCTGAGAGCCCGAGTAGTCAAATTCTCCAGCTTGGCCAATGGAGAGGCCCCCAGAGCCTAGGATCAGAACTTTCCGTGGTGGTGGAAGCCCAGAACCAGGAATGGGAATCCCAGGGGGACAGAGGCGCTGCGCCAATCGCTCTTTAACTGTGAACGCAAAGAAAGTCATTGAATGCCAAGAGAGTGGGCCTCCAGAAGCCATGCAGATTGAACCCTTGTTCCAGAAAAGAAGTACAGAGCGCCTGAGAGAGGAGCCCAGGACCTCCAACTGCCCGGGgttgcttctcttcctcccccccaaaCACAGCCTTTAGaataagtccatcttgggcttgTCCTGAACTAGCCCCGTTCTTAAGTCCACAAAGCGGCTTACCTGTCTGGCCCCCAGGGTTCCCAGCTACAGCCTCTCTCACAGTTTCCAGAAATATATCAAAAAGCAGTTCCATATCTGAAGGGCCAGCGCGGTGCTCTGGGTGAAACTGGACACTGTCAAAGACATTGAATTACAGAAACCTCTGACGTCACGGCTATGGTTGTGGCAGCCTCCAGGGTCGAGGTCCACGGCTGCTGGGCTTTCTTTGCCCATCTTCAAGGCCCCTTGTTGCCCCACGCACCCCACACTCACCTGAAAAAGGGAAGGCTGTCGTGGACAATGCCTTCATTGGAACAGTCATTGGCGTTGGTGAAGAGAGGAGCCCAGCCTGCTGGCAGCGAGTCTGCATCCACAGCAAACCCGTGATTCTGGGACGTCAGGAAGCATCGCCCGGTGCCCACCAGTAAACAGGGTTGGTTGTGGCCTCGGTTTCCGTACCTAGATAATGGGACACTGAATCAACTGCTCTCACCACCCTCTTGTGACTAAAGCAAACTCAGCCCTTTCAGATCGCATTGCTCCTGACAGCTCGAAGCCAGTTTCCACACCAGTAACCCCCAGCTCTCAAGACAGTGCCCTCCTCAAttacatcccaagtgctggctcCTATTCTCCCAAGCCCCACCTCATTTTGTAAGTTTTGGCCCCAATGGCTAAAGCCAACAGCTGGTGTCCAAGGCAGATTCCAAACACAGGTCGGGGATTGGGCTCAGACAAGACGCGGTTCAGTGTGGATACCACACCAGGATAAGAGGCAGGATCACCAGGTCCATTACTTAGGAAGAGACCATCATATTCTGGAATGGGCAGAAAAGGTGGTCATAAATGGGATTTCAAAGACACCCGAGGGCTGacgagatgactcagcagataaaggcaccaACTGtgcaagcctgacgacctgagttcgattcccagaacccacaagagACCTGACTTCTTAAGGTTGTATGGCACACACTTGTGTCCCCCACAGTTAAAAtaatagaccacacacacacacacactctcgaCTGTGAAAACGGAGCCCCTGGtttctaccttccttcctacAACTCACGCTGACTTTCACCACCTGTTCtgagggacagctctcccacccaAACAAAAGCTGCTTGTCTGCAAGGCCCCAGATACTCACTCTGGCTGTCTAATTCATGGTTCCACGGAACCACAGTAACCTCAGCCCCAAGCTGGCAGAGACATCGGATCTGATTGTACTTGAGGCCACAGTCCAGAGCAAAAATCCGAGGGGCACCCCCTGCATTGAATACCCGTGGAGTCTGAGGAACAAAGAACAACAGTTGGCAGCCACAGATCGGCAAGTGAAGACATGCCCACACCAAACCCCATCTCTTAAGTCCTTGAGTTTACCCCACTTGTGGGCACCTCCTCTGTACCTTAATAGAGACCTCTGGTGCCAGGGGCCTGGCATTGGGGTCCACGAATGGCAGGGCTGAAGGCTCTGTCCCACTCTGGACCAGCTTCCCCAGTAGAGACCCTTGTTCCCGTAACTTTTTAGTCAGCTCCCGAGTGTCCACTCCTATCAAAACAGCACAGCTTCAGATGACAGTCACCAGGGAGGGCAGGCGTTCAGGAACACTCCTGCTCCACGGCCCTAAGTCAAACCCAACTGCCCCATGGGCTGATGGAGGGACCCTGCCCAAAATGAACCGTGATCTACAGCGATCTAATTACTGAAAATAACTTCTAGAGAAAAACGAAAAGGCTAAGTGACATTAGGAATAAGAACATAAGCTGTGCACAGTGGTGCAGTTGGGAACATTGGCCCTTGGGAAGTGGCAGGAGGGTCGagtgttcaaggtcatcttggtcACATATTGCCTTTGagtcaagcctgggctacacataccctgtttcaaaagctcaaaaccaaccccccccccccccccccccaaaaggggGAAAAGGGGAAGACTACACAATTAATTCTCTTAAGGAAGAATAGTTTGTTTTCATGAAATAGTTACAGGATCTACAGATTATATTTTACACGTCAGCAGATATCCACTGAGGATACAGCAGGGAGCAGAGCTGCCTTTCAGACATGCATTAGCCAAATGCAATGTAACCATGTAAAAATCTGCTGAGAGTCGGACTTAACAGGCAATCCAGGAGCTAGGTTTGCTTTCTTTAGAGTTTTTCCTTCTGAGCAATAGTTTGGGTTCGTCTTTAATCTAAACTTTGCACATTCTGCATTGCAACCATAGACTCGGGAACTAACAGATTTCAGAAACCTGTTTCTTTCCAGCTAGGCCCACTGCCCTATACCCAGACATTCCAGTGTGTGCGATCATACCTTGCAGGCCAGGGATGCCGTGCTGCTGTAGCCACTCATGCAGGGTGCAGGTGGCACTCCAGTGGCTGGGCGTGGGACAGCATTCACCCACCACCAGTCCTGCCACGTGGATCTCCGAggattcaaaccactacagatgGAAAGAGGAGACGGTGAGGAGTCCAGAGACAACGCCCTGACATTGTCTCTGTTAGGCCCACAGTCTGTCATTCCTTCCTGCTTTCACAGGTAGTCCTGAACATGGGCCCAGAGTGCAAGGAACAGAAAATGGTATTTTCCCTTGTCCTAAAGCGAGTTTACAAGTCTTCCCTGTGAGCACCCGACTCCCGCATATCCACTGTACATTAGCTTCCTTCAAAGATGGAACCCCTTccacttcttccttctgtttccaatGTGTCAGGAATGTGTACTTGCACCTGACACAgactggtgctgggattaaaagcgtgacttcctagtactgggattaaaagtgtgagccaccaccacctgcattTGTTTCAgcattgaccttgaactcagagtccgtctgcctcagtttcccaaatctttggattaaaggtgtgtgccaccactccctgacctctagAAGCTTAGCTTtacccttctgatctttaggcaagctttatttattaaaacataaataaaatacaactatAAAAAGATATTCGCACAGAACATTACAATAGAACAAAGCTTcccaggtgtggtgctgcacgcctttaattggatcactgagttggaggctagcctagtctacagagtgagttccagggcagcctgggctacactgagaaaccctgtctcaaaaaaacaaacaaacaaattttttaaaaagttacaggGTATAATACCAGACAGATATGTCattttatcatttcatttcagattatagttttaaaaagataaccAATTTATTACTCCAAAGAAGTACATTATAGTAAATTTAAAAGGACACTTTGTTtagagacaagttctcactacatagctcaggctggcccgaCCGAGATGGGCTATGTAGAGCtagtctgcctctacctccccagcactgggactaaGTGGGTAGATGCCATACCTGACCTGGTAAAGTTTTTGTGGGAGGGATTAAATGACATTCAAGACAGGCTGGTGgcatgtgtctataatcccattcctgggggttggggggggggacaaggcAGAAAATTGCCAATAGTTGGAGGTCAGTATGGCTTAACAATAGTGagtaccaggctagcctgggaaacactgtctcaaaaagaaagactCCAGGGATGGAGGGGTATGAATTAGCAagatcttgtcttgaaaacaagctAAGTGAAAAGTTGTATTTAAAGGCAAAATATTGACATTTGCAACCCCAGCACTGCTGAGACAAACATCTGCAAGCTTGAAGGCAGTGTGGGCTTCACAGAGACCCTGGTCcttagtgatgatgatgatgatgatgtactCGCCGTACTTGCAATCTCAGCACCAGAGGAAGCTAAGGTGGGAGGGTTCTGAGTTTGAAGGTCTACCTGAGCTGCAGCCCTCCCCAGGGTAGGTGGACTGACCCACGCACACAGCTTCAGGCACAGCGAATGCATTGGGCTGTAGGAGATCTCAGGGGTCTAAATTTTTGACAATTCACATGTTAACCAAATTCATAAGATACTACGATGAAAAACTTGCAGGAATAACAATTAGTGTGCCCTTATTCAGGGCAGGCTTCAAAAATAAGAATTAGTCAGGTGGCGGTGGCACGTGTttagtaccagcactcaggaggcaaaggcaggagaagtTTGAAGTTAGCCTAGAATACAGTATcatatctccaaaaacaaaaaatataaaaataattttaaaagaaggaaaagtttaaAGGTTTGGTAAAGTATTAAATGTCatgacttgggagacagaggcaggtagatctccgggaattccaggtcagccaaggttCGATAGGAAGACACCATAAGACTGGAATCGGGGCTTAAGCAAATTTTGTGAAATACTGTATCTAGTCTATGGTGATTTCTATTATCAAAATTATTGTGTTAATATTTGTACCTAACTCTCAAAGACAACTTAGTTTCCAGATTTTACAGAATGAATGGGGAGGACCTCACTACATGAGGaaatttgagtttttctttttcttttttttggttttttgagacagggtttctccgtagctttagagcgtgtcctggaactagctcttgtagaccaggctggtcaaaATTTGAGTTTTCTATCTAGAAACAAATACTATtgagaagcagaaaataaaagaatgcccGGAGTCCAGATGGTGATCAGTGTCACGGATGTAGATGAACTGGCAATGATTGGTACTAGAAGGGGTACAACCCTGGTTTCCAGTCTCTTATCAACTTATAGGATCCTAAAGTAGTGAcacttaacctgtgggtcacgacccccagGCCAAACGACCTTTTTACAGGGGTCGTCTATGACCATTGGAAATATCAgttgtttacattacaattcacatcAGTAGCAAAGTTaccgttatgaagtagcaatgaaaataattcggGGATCACCAAGACATAAggatctgtattaaagggccatagcattaggaaggctgactACCTAAAGGATCTTGTTTGCCCTATGActgttactaaaaaaaaaaatttaaaaagctttgtTGGTTCTTATGAAATAACTAGAAAAAGTGCACCCCTTGCATTTCATTTGGATAACTACTCCCATAAGCCCTTTGCCATTTCCTATGGCCCGTACCTTTACTTCACACAAGACTCTGAAATGGGGTACCACCCGGAGGCTCTGCGGTCTCCAGCTCTGCCTTTCAAGGTCCCTAAAAGCCCTGTAACCACGGCCGCCTTAGTGCTTTCCGCTCTCCTCTAGGATGTCCAACAGAGTGTCACTTCACCGTTAACTTCTGATCTGAGAAGGGATGTAGAGAAAGCACTGGGTGTGACTACCTTGCTCAGGCCGAACTCGTCCTCTTCATCTGAGGGAATGCCGTAGTTGCCGATGAGAGGGTACGTTAGCACTAAGATCTGAGCTTTGTACGAAGGGTCAGTGAGGGCCTCTGGGTAGCCGACCATGCCGGTctgaaacactgaagaaagaggcagaactgAGTTCTGGCAAGGGCAGCCTTCAGAACACTGCCCCGAGCGCAGCAAATCCCAGAGGAGATGACTGCTTCGGTCGTGAGTGGTGAAAGGGAGCTGGGGCTGCGGCCACCGAATCGGGGAGAGGAGTGTGCAGGAGGGGTGGACAGTTTAAGCAGAGTGGGATGAGTCGGCAGCCCGCCCGGGCTTGCTTACCCACTTCCCCAGCAGTCGACACAGCGGCCCCAAAGGGCCGGCCCTGCAGCACCGACCCGTCCTCCAACACCAGGGCCGCCATGGGGTCGGAGCTGAGACCGGGCGAGCACAGAGACGCGGGAGGCGCGGCGAGCCTCACTGGAACCAAGCGAACACCGCGCGCCGGAGTTGGTCCACGTGGCTCGCTGCGCGGAGCGCTGGAGAGCAGGCGGGCGCGGCAGGCGGGAGCCCTAATCGTACTGAGCTGAAGCACGACTGCGACGGCGCAGGGAGCCGGTAGCGTGAGGGGCGGGGCCGGCACGTAAGGGGCGGGACCATGGGGTGTGTCCTCAGCATCACACCGAGCACCGAGCAAAACCCTTGAGACCCGAGAAACCCGACCGTCCCAAACCAGCCCCTCAAGCAAGAAACACGCGAAGGTATGGCGCTAGTCCCTAAAACAATGGGGAAAAAAGTGTTTATTGTAGTCAGTAATACAAACAAGTATTCGTCCACTCCTGAACCGAGGGTCCATCACTCCGAGGTGGTGCAATTTGACACCTTCCTTCATCATCAATGGCCGCTTCAGCTTTCAGCAGGATCCGCCCCCTGGCCAGTCATGTTTGTCATGATCAGGGTGATCTCAGGTGAGCAGGAAGCCCTGTGTGGTTCAAGAAGCCTTGGCCTTTCGGCGCTGGGTTCCCCAAAGTAGAACAGAGATGGCTAGCGTGGTGGATCCCAGAATGCCAAAGAACATAAGCAGTGAAAAGGAACCCTGTGAttagcaaacaaagcaaacagtcaCAGCAGTGTATACAGGGTCACTTTCTGCCACCTAGTTTTTCTTCGCCAAGCATCCCCTCATCTCGGCCACTTCCCTTGTCTCTTTCTGAGAGGTTCTTGCCAAATGCATTCCTCTATTTCTGAAAGGTCCAGTTCCTTACCTGCCTCATACACTTGTATCCGTGAAAACCATCAGCACAAACGCACTGCGAAAGACCAGGACCTTCAGGTGCACAAGATCCATTCTCAGGACACATTTCTGGGGGCCAGAGGAAAGCAAGAGTCCCTGGAATCTAAGGCCATGTGACCCTGACAAGCCAGTCTCCCTGATCTCAGAAGCATCTACGGGCAGGGGAGGGTATCACTGAATCTCATTaggtatttttcttaaatatctgCTTAGATCTTTTAATTACTTCTAGGTCAAAAGTAgagaaaaaagctgggcatggtggcagatgcccaaatcccagcatttgggaggcaggggcaggcagatctctgtgagttgaagccCAGTCTGTTTACACAAGTTCCAGATCTAGGAATATATAGACTCTgcttcagaaaattaaaaacaaaaacaaacaaaaaatagaagatCATAAATAATCAGACTGTAAcactaacaataataattaaaacgttgggctggagaaatgactcagcagttaagagcactggctgctcttccagaggtcctgagttcaattcccagcaaccacatggtggctcacaaccatctgtaatgagatctggtgccctcttctggtgtgcaggcatacatgcagacagaacactgtatacatgataaataaataaatttttttaaaaaaataattaaaaccttTATAGGGGAATAGAGAACTCCGAACAGAAAGGCACTTAGCGCCTTTATTCTTCTAAAGTAGAGAATGACGTCAccttagaaagaaggaaaaggactcGCCAGTGAGATGGCCATTCCACAGCATACCTGGGCTTCCAGTGCTATTGCAAAGGTCCTTCTGTCCTTGGCAAATTTGCTTGTCCGTGAAAGAGATAATACTTTCCCAGGCATTAATACCTCCAGGACAGGTGACATCTGGTGGTAATATCCTGAAGGTAGCACACATGGTCATAAACACACAGCCAAAGAGTTTAGGGTATAGCTCAGTAGCTGAACAAACATTCACTAgcaacacacatgcgcacacatacacatgtgcatatgagcGCACTCAAgcatctatgcacacacacacaccgtagcAACAGCAGCTTTGATGTTGACTAACAATTAAGATCTatgattccctcttcccagtctATTACTCACAGAGTCTGGAGCTGGGTAAAGCCACGGAAGGTGTTGGTCAAGTCTTCCTTGAGAGGATTTGCTTGAAGGTCTCTGCAAAGCACACACTGTTAGTACTCTGCTGAGAAAAGCATGCTATTAACATTTACACATGCTCTCCTGGGCTACTAGTCCAATCCTCACCCTCAGTTATACAGGTTTAGACGCTAATATTAATCTACCCTTTTTAAGAGTTATCTCCAAACACCTTCACATCACCATATTAGGAAAGTACCTAAACGCTTACATGATAACAGCAGTTGAAGCATGAAAAAAGTTTGGACCAGGATCCTTCAGGGAACAGTTCTGGAGATCTAGCCTGAAGAAACAAAGTGATTAGTGCAACTATGTCTCTTTTCCATGCCTAGCAAGGTTAGTATTTGTGCACACACTTAATCCAATATTGACGGAACAACGCTATGCTCAGAACTATAAGAGAAGTACTATGGTAGGAGACATTGTAATCGTGTATTATCCAATATAGTTAGCGCTAGCTACATATGTTGACATTGTAATTTACCTAAAATTCAAATGCATTCTCACAAGAAAGACTACAAATACGTATGACAGCATGGCTCCTATGCTGATCGGTACTGATATGGAGCGTTGCAATCACAGTTCTAGCCAGTATAGCTATGCATTGTGCAAGTATTGGGAGAATCTTGGTGTTATTTTCTCCAGGGTTAGTAGCTCTTATCCTGTGAATCTCAGACCCAGAGGCTTTTGTTGCccttgctggggattaaacccagggtcttgtgcgtTTGAGGCACTTTATCACCAAGCCATAGCCACAACCACCACACCAcagagattttcttttgttttgagacagggtctcactctgcatcCCCGGCTGGTCTCAACctgtgacaatcctcctgcctcagcttctcaaatgctggggtgAGAGACAAGAACCACAGTGCTCAGCATCCCCGTCAGCAACCCCACCGAGatgatttctttttgagacaaggtctcaatgtaacccaagctagcctcaaattcacaaagtaGCTAAAGGTGAccttgggtttctctgtatatacctggctggcctggaacttgctctgtagatcaggctggccttgaacacagagctCCTtccgcctctgcttcccgagggctgggtgggattaaagtcgtgtgtcACTACCTCTTAGCccaccttgaattcttgatcctcctccaaagtgctgaaattacaaatACCAGGCCCAGCCACAGatgttttaaatgaaagaataaacaaaacaaaagaaaaaaagcaaatcacTTAAATTTTTCCCAACTCTATTTCCTATCAGAGACAACTATAAATGTCTATACATTAAGGACTTCtagcctttagttccagcactccaAAGCAGAAGGAGGcaaatctctaagttcaaggccagcctggtctgcagagtgagttccaggacagccagggctatacagagaagtcctgtctcaaaaaatcaaccaaacaagaaAGAACTTCAacacattattttcattactgAGTGCCTACAAAGTACAAAATcataacattataaaatatataacttaGTTTCTGGCCTGGTGGTGCAAGCTACCTGTAATTCTtgctactcaggaagctgaggcaggaggatcacaagttcaaggttatgTAGGCAATTCAGTGAGATCATGTGTCAAAATGATAAATGCTGAAGGAGTCAAGTATGATGGCTCACTCTGTAACTccggtactcaggaggctgatgcagaaatgatgtgagtttgaggccatgctGTGCTACACAGTAAGTACCAGGGCTGTATAggaagaccctgtcccaaagaaaagaaaagggggctggagagttggctcagaggttaagagcactggctgctcttttcagaggtcctgagttcaattcccagcaaccacatggtggctcacagccatctgtaatgaggtctggtgccctctcctggcaggcaggcatacatgcaggagaacactatatacaataataaataaattaattttaaaaaaaagaaaagaaaaactaaaccaaaaaagGCAGCTTGgatagcatgcacaaggtcctaggCTCATTCCCTAGTACCCAGAACAGCTATtacaaaaagacagaagaaaaactaaggactggagagatggcttagcagttaagtgtGAGTACCGATCCTGTAGACAACTGAGTGGTGCCCATGTTGGACATCTCACAGCTGCCTATCCCTCCAGCTACAGAGGACCCAAAGCCTCTGGACTCTTCCAGCACCTGCACTCAAGTGCatgcacccagacacacacaacataaaaaaattaaattaagaaaattgtgccaggcggtggtggcacacgccttgaatcccagcactcgggaggcagaggcaggtggatctctatgagttcgaggccagcctggtctacagagcgagttccaggacaggctccaaagctacacaaagaaaccctgtctcagaaacaaacaacaaaaacaaaaacaaagcaattttaaaatgatgcCACAAAAGTCTATAAAATGGCAAGAACTATTGTCATGGGGGGGGAGATCTTTTACGATCTTTTACCTATCGAATAATACTATAccaatttaaacattttacaatCAAGCATTAGACGTCTCCAGTTAGGTGCCAGTATTTATCCCCAAAGTCAGTTAGGCAAGCATGTGACTCTGTGAACTTTTTTGCGTATCCAAGGATGTCTTCTCCTCCCTCACCCCAAGATGGTGCCCTTCTGATTCAGGCAGCATCGGGCTTGCATTGACTCCGATGTATTCTCACAGTAAACGGCTACTCTGGACGTGTTCTGCACACCTCCTGGACACTGGGTGCATAtctgtagaaaagaaagaaaccttattaagactccagaaagaaaaaaagaacaaacaagaatCAATAGTTGTCAGTACTCTCCAGAATTCCTACAATACAGAGCAGAAAGCTGGCTTTTATAAATAGAACCCATTTCTTCGACTACAACAGGGCACCAAATCAGCGCACTATACAAGTCTTTCCCGAAAGAAGGTCCTCATCTAGGTGAATCATTACTTGACTATATCATGTCCCTTCCAGAGACTTCTCCACTTGACAGGCATGCTTTGGCAAGTGTTAAAGACCTGCATGCGGGTACACAAAGTACTCAGCCATGCCACTGCACCACGCACGGTATTCGTGCAAGGACAGCTGGCGGAGGAGCCGGGGACTCTAGAGTGGGAAGAACAATTTAAAGTTATTCAAAAGCAAGGAGATCAAATTTCAAAGGTCTCTGAATGTGGGCAGGGCGAAGGTGCCAGTGGCTGGCGCTACGAGAGTACTCGGGAGCACGATCCCCTCTGGGACAGGGCTAGGGAATCGTCAGGGAGAAATCTGAGCTTCGGCTGGGACAGCCACCGGCGGGCGAGCTCAACACAAGGCTGACGATCGGCAACCTTCTTCAGCCAGATCTCAAACCAGCTTTCTTCTGTACCTCAGGTAGAGC includes:
- the Atraid gene encoding all-trans retinoic acid-induced differentiation factor produces the protein MASREPGSSANSIPWVATLLLAVGVERALALPEICTQCPGGVQNTSRVAVYCENTSESMQARCCLNQKGTILGLDLQNCSLKDPGPNFFHASTAVIIDLQANPLKEDLTNTFRGFTQLQTLILPPDVTCPGGINAWESIISFTDKQICQGQKDLCNSTGSPEMCPENGSCAPEGPGLSQCVCADGFHGYKCMRQGSFSLLMFFGILGSTTLAISVLLWGTQRRKAKAS